From the genome of Candidatus Ruthia magnifica str. Cm (Calyptogena magnifica):
CTAGCGAAATGGACGAATGGGCAAGAGACTCATCTTTATCACTTAAAAGCATGATTGGAATAACCTACAACCCCTTAAAAAAAACCTACAAATTTGAGAATGATGTAAGTGTGAATTATTTGTCTTATTATCAAAAACAACTGTAGATAAATAAAAAATGAAAAAAATACTCACTTTTTTATTACTTACCACTACTGGTCTTAATGGATTAGCACTTTCACCCAACAAAATGCTAGCAATTGTTGGTGCGGTGAAGTATTACAATGAAAACTGTGGAGGGTTAAATTTAGCAGGTTTACGCAGAATGAATAAAGGCTTGAAGCGCTTTAAAATGCATAAAATCCCTAGACCCTTACTAGAACAACATCCTTTATCTATATCTAGTTATCAAACCGCAGAAAAATTTGGCTGTACTGGCACTAAGAATGAGGCTTATAAAGCGGGGTTTGGTCAATATATCAATTAGTCTTCTGTTTCTAGAATGACAAACGCTACAGTGTTAAATTTCTCATCCGATAGGCTTAAATGCGCCTGTTTAATGTTTTTATTTACAAGATATAAACGTAATTTTTCGCTAAGAAAAAAATTCGGTTTACCATTTTCATTATTACGTACGGTTAAATCTTGAAAACTAATAATCTTGCCAATGCCCGTACCTAAAGCCTTTGCAAAAGCCTCTTTAGCGGCAAAACGCTTGGCGCAATAAGCGGCACTATCGCCTTTATTGGCGAATAGGGCTTGTTCGTGTTCGGACAATACGCGCTTGACAAAACTTTGTTTGTTTTTGCTTAATATATGTTCAACACGTTTGATATTGATAATATCGATACCTACGCCATAAATCATAATCTCGCCTCTAGCATTAATGTTTTCATCTCACGAGTAGCAACTTCAAGACCAACAAACACGGCTCTGGCAATAATTGAATGTCCAATATTGAGCTCAACAATTTCAGGTAATTTAGCAATAGAGGTTGTATTTTCCAAGGTCAATCCATGGCCTGCATTGACTTGCAAGCCAATTGAGTGCGCATAAGTGGTCATGGTTTTAATTTTTTCAAATTCTACTAGTTGCATCTCATTAGTTGCATTAACATAATGTCCAGTATGTAACTCAATCACAGGTGCACTACACTCACGCGCTGCATCAATTTGATCTTTTTGCGCGTCAATAAACAAAGAGACAATAATTTTTGACTCGCTCAAACGTAGGCAAACATCTTTCATTCTGGATATTTGCGATGCTACATCAAGTCCACCCTCAGTGGTTAACTCCTCACGCTTTTCAGGTACTAAACAACAATCTTGGGGTTTAATTTTGCTAGCAATAGTAATCATCTCATTTGTTGCTGCCATTTCTAAGTTCATTTTTGTGGTGAGTTGATTACATAGAATTTCAACATCAGCATCTTGAATATGACGCCTATCCTCACGTAAATGTAGCGTAATACTGTCTGCACCTGATTTTTCACACAATAAAGCCGCTTCTATCAGCGAGGGGTAGTTTGTACCTCTGACCTGTCTAATGGTGGCAATATGATCAATATTAATGCCTAAATAAATACTCATTGTTTTTATGGTTTAGTAAAAAGAACTTATAGCCTAAAAGAGAGTGTGATCACTGTTTGTTCAAATCACGATAAACCTTTAATTATTGTGAATTTGGACTATTTTCAATTACTTCTATTAATAATTCGTTAATTAATTTTTCCGATATTTTACCCAAATAATTGGATATAAATTCTACTTGGGACTAATATTCGTAATAGCTATTTAGGTTAATTTCATTGTCATTAATATCAGTTTCAAAATTAATGTCGTAATCTAACTCAGTTAATAGACTATTTTCAAATATCCTAAAATACCAATGCCTAGCACTTTGCTTTAAATATCCCAGACGCTTGACTCAAAAATTATTGATAACGTTCAAATAACCCAGAATATAGGTCTTATTCATGTAATAATCTTGATATTAACTCATTTACATACATACCCAATATCAATTTCTTCGCCCTTAAAATTTTTAAATACATCATCAATTTATCAATGGCTTAATATCTTTGACTCAACCCCCACTACCTGAAAATAAAATACTTAAATGTTGAAATATCTAAAATATAGGTTTTGAGCTTATCCACTAAACGAATTTTTCCAAAATTATAGGTAAAAAAATCAAGCAGTAGATGAATCTTAAAAGTCCGACGATGAATTAAAAAATAGGAGTTGGTTCAACTTTAATTATATCCCAATGAAGCCAGTGCGCGCTTATCATTAGACCAACCTTGTTTGACTTTGACCCAAAGTTTTAAGAATACTTTTCTATCTAAAAAGCCTTCAATACTTTTTCGTGCTTCAGTGCCAATTAGTTTGAGCATTACGCCCTTGTTGCCAATCACAATATTTTTTTGTGAGGCTTTGTCAACAAAAATACGGGCAGAAATTCGCTGTAGGTTGCCATTTTGTTCAAATTGTTCAATTTCAACAGTTAAATCATAAGGCAACTCATCTTT
Proteins encoded in this window:
- the acpS gene encoding holo-ACP synthase, with amino-acid sequence MIYGVGIDIINIKRVEHILSKNKQSFVKRVLSEHEQALFANKGDSAAYCAKRFAAKEAFAKALGTGIGKIISFQDLTVRNNENGKPNFFLSEKLRLYLVNKNIKQAHLSLSDEKFNTVAFVILETED
- the pdxJ gene encoding pyridoxine 5'-phosphate synthase; protein product: MSIYLGINIDHIATIRQVRGTNYPSLIEAALLCEKSGADSITLHLREDRRHIQDADVEILCNQLTTKMNLEMAATNEMITIASKIKPQDCCLVPEKREELTTEGGLDVASQISRMKDVCLRLSESKIIVSLFIDAQKDQIDAARECSAPVIELHTGHYVNATNEMQLVEFEKIKTMTTYAHSIGLQVNAGHGLTLENTTSIAKLPEIVELNIGHSIIARAVFVGLEVATREMKTLMLEARL